The Paenibacillus sp. FSL W8-0426 region AACGCTGGGGCGGCTGCGGCCGTGGTTGCCGTTATGGTACTGGTGCCTGCTTTCCCGATGCGGGCGATGCCATGGATTGCGTTCAGTGGAGCACTGCTCGCGGCTTCGGTCATTTATGGTCTGTCGTGGCGAAAAGGGGAGGCGGCTTCGATCTCGCGCATGCTGCTGATTGGCATTGGGATCTCCGCGATGGCCGGGGCACTGATTACCTATCTGTTAACGTTGGGCAAAATCTTTCGGGTATCCCAAGCTTCCGTATGGATGGCAGGCAGCCTGTACGGGCGAACATGGGATCATTTCTGGCCGCTGCTTCCTTGGGTACTGATCCTGTTTCTACTATTATTATGGAAGGCAGGCGTGCTGGATTCGTTCTTGCTGGACGTGCAATCTACGGCCGGTCTTGGCGTTCGGGTGGAACCGATGAAAATGCTGTTCATTCTGATCAGCGTTGGTTTGGCGGGAGCTGCGGTTTCGATGGCGGGCACCATCGGGTTCGTGGGATTGATGGCGCCCCATATGGCGAGAAGCATCATCGGCAGCCGAAGCCTGGTGCGATTGCCCGTTGCCGCACTGATTGGTGGGCTGATCGTCATGCTGGCCGACCTGGCCGGGCGGCAATGGTTCGCTCCTTACGAAATTCCGGCGGGGCTAATTACTGCACTTGTCGGCGCGCCGTATATGATTTATTTGCTGCTGGGCCGCAGGGCTATATAATGAAGGAAAAGAATGCAGTCTGACGAAAGGCGGGTGCATCCGTTCCATGTCATCTCTTTCCAACGAAGCCCAGCAGATCTATCTTTTGTCTTCCGTACGCAAACGCAGATTTCCTAAACGCAGCGGGGCCGGAAAGTTAAGGATTCCCGCATACATATTATGCTTCATTATCGAAGGCGAGGGCGTCATCGTGCTGGACGGAGCATTGCAAAAGGTGCGGCCATTCCAGCTGTACCTGCTCGTTCCGGGCATGATCGTCGATATTCCAGAGCAAGCAAGCACGTTTGAGTATTACGGTATTTGGTTCGATCCGATCCGTTTAACGAAAAAGCAAGGAGCTTACGAGGC contains the following coding sequences:
- a CDS encoding iron ABC transporter permease, with product MIPAHIRKRASLILMGLLFLNAGVLVLNVMLGERSIPPMEVLRSLIGAGDPEYHFTIFQLRLPRVLTGFLVGCGLALAGAVLQVITRNPLASPGIIGLNAGAAAAVVAVMVLVPAFPMRAMPWIAFSGALLAASVIYGLSWRKGEAASISRMLLIGIGISAMAGALITYLLTLGKIFRVSQASVWMAGSLYGRTWDHFWPLLPWVLILFLLLLWKAGVLDSFLLDVQSTAGLGVRVEPMKMLFILISVGLAGAAVSMAGTIGFVGLMAPHMARSIIGSRSLVRLPVAALIGGLIVMLADLAGRQWFAPYEIPAGLITALVGAPYMIYLLLGRRAI